In Solanum pennellii chromosome 3, SPENNV200, a single window of DNA contains:
- the LOC107013567 gene encoding lysine-specific demethylase JMJ706-like isoform X1 codes for MAEAGDRLSCEKRVPEKYKRNKDVLNVVEEVTKTRSARRVKKPNLHGPSHGKVSQKTKAAAQISMDEFDWTDTIKECPVYRPSKEEFEDPLVYVQKIAPEASKYGICKIVSPLGSSAPAGVVLMKEQKRFKFTTKLQPLRLAEWNNNDMITFFMRGRNYTIRDFEIMANKATARRYCISGCLPPAYVEKEFWKEMTVAKRGTVEYGINIDGSAFSSTSSDPLGSSKWNFKILPRLQRSTLRLLVNEIPGVTDPMLYIGMLFSMFAWHVEDHYLYSINYHHCGAAKTWYGVPGHEALQFENFIRHRVYNEEILSENGVNGAFNILQERTTMVSPKILLQHGVPVYKAVQMPGEFVITFPRAYHSGFSHGFNCGEAVNFAIGEWFPFGAAASERYALLGKVPIIPYEELLCAEAMLLSKSLASRPYCTSDLIDVRCVMTSFSCLLRSYHRARWCLEKLRTSLKMCSKPRGSFTCILCKRICYVAYLECKCFAGPICLFHDFETFNCLCGSSCSLFVTEDISTMEAVAQMFEAEEGMRYEVEQKMKSLPYLWIQTLFPRIQGKYRPYCEITSSSIQNVDTGIKMSMIRRSTAQGKQMRNMKKRGSMELDNEGMYPQTALNDTMEKEVSKT; via the exons ATG GCTGAAGCAGGGGATCGTTTATCTTGTGAAAAAAGAGTACCAGAAAAATATAAGCGTAACAAAGATGTTCTGAATGTTGTTGAGGAAGTAACAAAAACAAGATCTGCAAGAAGAGTGAAGAAACCTAATCTTCATGGCCCTTCTCATGGAAAAGTTTCTCAAAAAACGAAGGCCGCTGCTCAGATTAGTATGGATGAATTTGACTGGACCGATACGATTAAAGAGTGCCCAGTATATCGTCCATCTAAGGAAGAGTTTGAGGATCCTTTGGTTTATGTGCAGAAAATTGCTCCCGAAGCATCAAAATATG GCATTTGTAAGATTGTCTCTCCCTTAGGATCTTCTGCTCCGGCAGGAGTAGTGTTGATGAAAGAGCAAAAACGTTTTAAGTTTACCACTAAGCTGCAACCTCTGCGACTTGCTGAATGGAATAACAACGATATGATCACCTTCTTCATGAGAGGAAG AAATTATACTATTCGTGATTTCGAGATAATGGCAAACAAGGCAACTGCTCGAAGATACTGTATATCTGGATGCCTTCCTCCTGCATATGTGGAAAAGGAATTCTGGAAAGAAATGACAGTTGCAAAGAGAGGAACGGTTGAGTATGGGATTAATATAGATGGTAGTGCCTTCTCAAGCACTTCCAGTGATCCTCTTGGAAGTAGCAAATGGAATTTCAAG ATACTTCCTCGGCTGCAAAGATCCACCTTACGCTTGCTTGTTAATGAAATACCG GGAGTAACAGACCCCATGCTGTACATTGGGATGCTATTTAGTATGTTCGCTTGGCACGTAGAGGATCATTATCTCTATAG CATTAACTATCATCACTGTGGGGCCGCCAAAACTTGGTATGGAGTTCCTGGTCATGAAGCTCTTCAGTTTGAGAATTTTATCAGGCATCGCGTTTATAATGAGGAAATCCTATCAGAAAATGGGGTCAATGGAGCTTTTAATATTCTTCAAGAGAGAACAACTATGGTTTCTCCAAAGATTTTGCTGCAACATGGTGTCCCGGTTTACAAGGCTGTGCAAATGCCAGGAGAGTTTGTTATTACCTTCCCTAGAGCATACCATTCAGGATTTAGTCATG GCTTTAACTGTGGTGAGGCTGTGAATTTTGCAATTGGTGAATGGTTTCCATTTGGGGCTGCAGCTAGTGAGCGTTATGCTCTTCTTGGAAAGGTGCCAATTATTCCTTATGAAGAGCTCCTCTGTGCAGAAGCAATGCTTCTCTCAAAGTCTTTAGCCAGCAGACCGTATTGCACATCAGACTTAATCGATGTTCGTTGTGTAATGACTTCATTTTCGTGCCTATTGAGATCATACCACCGTGCCCGCTGGTGCTTGGAGAAGTTGAGAACTTCTCTTAAAATGTGTTCAAAACCTCGAGGGTCATTTACCTGCATCCTCTGCAAACGAATCTGTTATGTGGCATACCTTGAGTGCAAATGTTTCGCTGGTCCCATATGCCTTTTTCATG ATTTTGAAACTTTCAACTGTCTGTGTGGAAGTAGCTGCAGCCTCTTTGTTACTGAGGATATTTCAACAATGGAAGCTGTTGCACAGATGTTTGAGGCTGAGGAAGGAATGCGTTATGAGGTTGAGCAGAAAATGAAGTCTCTACCTTACTTGTGGATACAAACCTTATTTCCGCGCATACAAGGGAAATATCGTCCATATTGTGAG ATAACGTCAAGTAGTATTCAAAATGTAGACACTGGTATAAAGATGTCCATGATAAGAAGATCAACTGCTCAAGGCAAGCAAATGAGGAATATGAAGAAAAG AGGATCAATGGAGCTTGATAACGAAGGAATGTATCCCCAGACCGCGCTAAATGACACGATGGAAAAGGAAGTCTCAAAGACATAG
- the LOC107013567 gene encoding lysine-specific demethylase JMJ706-like isoform X2 produces MAEAGDRLSCEKRVPEKYKRNKDVLNVVEEVTKTRSARRVKKPNLHGPSHGKVSQKTKAAAQISMDEFDWTDTIKECPVYRPSKEEFEDPLVYVQKIAPEASKYGICKIVSPLGSSAPAGVVLMKEQKRFKFTTKLQPLRLAEWNNNDMITFFMRGRNYTIRDFEIMANKATARRYCISGCLPPAYVEKEFWKEMTVAKRGTVEYGINIDGSAFSSTSSDPLGSSKWNFKILPRLQRSTLRLLVNEIPGVTDPMLYIGMLFSMFAWHVEDHYLYSINYHHCGAAKTWYGVPGHEALQFENFIRHRVYNEEILSENGVNGAFNILQERTTMVSPKILLQHGVPVYKAVQMPGEFVITFPRAYHSGFSHGFNCGEAVNFAIGEWFPFGAAASERYALLGKVPIIPYEELLCAEAMLLSKSLASRPYCTSDLIDVRCVMTSFSCLLRSYHRARWCLEKLRTSLKMCSKPRGSFTCILCKRICYVAYLECKCFAGPICLFHDFETFNCLCGSSCSLFVTEDISTMEAVAQMFEAEEGMRYEVEQKMKSLPYLWIQTLFPRIQGKYRPYCEVPFR; encoded by the exons ATG GCTGAAGCAGGGGATCGTTTATCTTGTGAAAAAAGAGTACCAGAAAAATATAAGCGTAACAAAGATGTTCTGAATGTTGTTGAGGAAGTAACAAAAACAAGATCTGCAAGAAGAGTGAAGAAACCTAATCTTCATGGCCCTTCTCATGGAAAAGTTTCTCAAAAAACGAAGGCCGCTGCTCAGATTAGTATGGATGAATTTGACTGGACCGATACGATTAAAGAGTGCCCAGTATATCGTCCATCTAAGGAAGAGTTTGAGGATCCTTTGGTTTATGTGCAGAAAATTGCTCCCGAAGCATCAAAATATG GCATTTGTAAGATTGTCTCTCCCTTAGGATCTTCTGCTCCGGCAGGAGTAGTGTTGATGAAAGAGCAAAAACGTTTTAAGTTTACCACTAAGCTGCAACCTCTGCGACTTGCTGAATGGAATAACAACGATATGATCACCTTCTTCATGAGAGGAAG AAATTATACTATTCGTGATTTCGAGATAATGGCAAACAAGGCAACTGCTCGAAGATACTGTATATCTGGATGCCTTCCTCCTGCATATGTGGAAAAGGAATTCTGGAAAGAAATGACAGTTGCAAAGAGAGGAACGGTTGAGTATGGGATTAATATAGATGGTAGTGCCTTCTCAAGCACTTCCAGTGATCCTCTTGGAAGTAGCAAATGGAATTTCAAG ATACTTCCTCGGCTGCAAAGATCCACCTTACGCTTGCTTGTTAATGAAATACCG GGAGTAACAGACCCCATGCTGTACATTGGGATGCTATTTAGTATGTTCGCTTGGCACGTAGAGGATCATTATCTCTATAG CATTAACTATCATCACTGTGGGGCCGCCAAAACTTGGTATGGAGTTCCTGGTCATGAAGCTCTTCAGTTTGAGAATTTTATCAGGCATCGCGTTTATAATGAGGAAATCCTATCAGAAAATGGGGTCAATGGAGCTTTTAATATTCTTCAAGAGAGAACAACTATGGTTTCTCCAAAGATTTTGCTGCAACATGGTGTCCCGGTTTACAAGGCTGTGCAAATGCCAGGAGAGTTTGTTATTACCTTCCCTAGAGCATACCATTCAGGATTTAGTCATG GCTTTAACTGTGGTGAGGCTGTGAATTTTGCAATTGGTGAATGGTTTCCATTTGGGGCTGCAGCTAGTGAGCGTTATGCTCTTCTTGGAAAGGTGCCAATTATTCCTTATGAAGAGCTCCTCTGTGCAGAAGCAATGCTTCTCTCAAAGTCTTTAGCCAGCAGACCGTATTGCACATCAGACTTAATCGATGTTCGTTGTGTAATGACTTCATTTTCGTGCCTATTGAGATCATACCACCGTGCCCGCTGGTGCTTGGAGAAGTTGAGAACTTCTCTTAAAATGTGTTCAAAACCTCGAGGGTCATTTACCTGCATCCTCTGCAAACGAATCTGTTATGTGGCATACCTTGAGTGCAAATGTTTCGCTGGTCCCATATGCCTTTTTCATG ATTTTGAAACTTTCAACTGTCTGTGTGGAAGTAGCTGCAGCCTCTTTGTTACTGAGGATATTTCAACAATGGAAGCTGTTGCACAGATGTTTGAGGCTGAGGAAGGAATGCGTTATGAGGTTGAGCAGAAAATGAAGTCTCTACCTTACTTGTGGATACAAACCTTATTTCCGCGCATACAAGGGAAATATCGTCCATATTGTGAGGTACCATTTAG ATAA
- the LOC107014545 gene encoding probable calcium-binding protein CML18, which translates to MSGDAEPKLDDDQIAELREIFRSFDRNNDGSLTQLELGSLLRSLGLKPSNDQLEDLIQKADRNSNGLIEFSEFVALVAPELISAKCPYSEEQLKKIFQMFDRDGNGVITAAELAHSMAKLGHALTQEELTGMIKEADRDGDGCISFEEFAQAMTSAAFDNSWT; encoded by the coding sequence ATGAGCGGAGATGCAGAACCGAAGCTTGACGATGATCAAATTGCGGAGCTTCGTGAGATTTTCCGGTCATTTGATAGGAACAATGACGGAAGCTTAACGCAGCTTGAACTTGGCTCGTTGCTTCGATCATTAGGATTAAAGCCGAGTAATGATCAATTGGAGGATTTAATCCAGAAGGCAGATAGGAACAGCAATGGATTGATTGAGTTTTCGGAATTTGTGGCTTTGGTTGCGCCGGAGCTTATATCGGCCAAGTGTCCGTACTCTGAGGAACAGCTGAAGAAGATTTTTCAGATGTTTGATAGGGACGGTAATGGTGTGATCACGGCGGCGGAGTTAGCGCATTCTATGGCTAAATTAGGACATGCACTTACACAAGAGGAGTTAACAGGGATGATCAAGGAAGCTGATAGAGATGGTGATGGTTGCATTAGCTTTGAGGAGTTTGCTCAGGCGATGACTTCCGCTGCATTCGATAATTCCTGGACATGA
- the LOC107014544 gene encoding binding partner of ACD11 1 — protein MSARTVKVSNVSLSASEQDIKEFFSFSGDIEYVEMMSENERSQIAYVTFKDLQGAETAVLLSGATIIDQSVTIVPEPDYELPPTALVPIKATESANAAGGGSAIQKAEDVVSSMLAKGFILGKDAVNKAKTFDDKHQFTSTASAKVASLDQKIGLSEKINLGATIVNDKVKEMDQKFHVSEKTKSALAAAEQTVSTAGSAIMKNRYVLTGASWVTGAFNKVTKAAGEVGQKTKEKMAEEQQAKNSAEGYVPIHALSETPKASKTEEPTKPSSPKGLIL, from the exons ATGTCG GCTAGAACAGTGAAAGTGAGCAATGTTTCTCTGAGTGCATCGGAGCAAGATATCAAGGAGTTCTTTTCATTCTCCGGGGATATTGAATATGTTGAGATGATGAG TGAGAATGAGCGATCTCAAATTGCATATGTCACATTCAAGGATCTTCAGGGTGCAGAAACTGCAGTTCTTCTTTCT GGAGCAACAATTATTGATCAGTCGGTCACAATAGTACCTGAACCTGACTACGAGCTGCCTCCTACAGCTCTAGTGCCAATCAAG GCAACTGAGAGTGCTAATGCAGCTGGTGGTGGATCTGCTATTCAAAAGGCAGAAGATGTTGTGAGCAGCATGTTGGCAAAGGGCTTCATCCTGGGCAAGGATGCAGTTAACAAAGCCAAGACTTTTGATGACAAACACCAGTTCACATCCACTGCCTCAGCAAAAGTTGCTTCTTTAGACCAAAAGATTGGCCTTAGTGAGAAAATTAATTTGGGAGCAACGATTGTGAATGACAAAGTGAAAGAAATGGACCAGAAGTTCCACGTTTCTGAAAAGACAAAATCTGCTCTTGCAGCTGCTGAGCAGACGGTTAGCACTGCTGGATCTGCCATCATGAAGAACAGATATGTGTTGACAGGGGCATCTTGGGTTACTGGTGCTTTCAATAAGGTCACCAAGGCTGCAGGAGAAGTGGGCCAGAAGACGAAGGAAAAGATGGCAGAAGAACAACAGGCAAAAAATTCGGCTGAAGGTTATGTGCCAATACATGCTCTTTCAGAGACCCCAAAAGCTTCCAAGACCGAGGAACCTACCAAGCCATCTTCACCTAAGGGATTAATCCTCTAg
- the LOC107014543 gene encoding heat stress transcription factor A-1 — MDGVHEATVAGNLTSPPFLNKTYDMVDDPSTDSVVSWSKSNNSFVVLNVPEFARDILPKYFKHNNFSSFVRQLNTYGFRKVDPDRWEFANEGFLRGYKHLLKSISRRKPSQLQGHQQTTSKVPNASVASCVEVGKFGIEEEVERLKRDKDVLMQELVKLRQQQQETDHQLVIVGQRVQLMESRQQQMMAFLAKAMQSPGFVAQLVHQQNGNNRHITGLNKKRRLPEQAEENVACKPVNALQDGQVVRYQPSMTEAAKALLQQILRINASGRLDNRLNTNGGCLTNNPLPPKNSLGSSGASSCISSVTLSKVLSTSSQPNPISDSGFPFNSCSSIISETQSSTTVVPGEANIPILPEADALNSQTVHDLPEFSHTLGVTDLNMSETGNVPDMDTTKCILDDLTMIVSDEFSANTDGDVLLDDMPKLPAINDIFWDQILSATPASPLTGDTDEIGSLVVEEDFLGVQESDWDKLKHMHNLTEQMGLLSSAAQI; from the exons ATGGACGGAGTTCATGAGGCTACGGTGGCGGGGAATTTGACGTCACCGCCTTTTCTGAACAAGACGTATGATATGGTGGATGATCCATCGACGGATTCTGTTGTGTCATGGAGTAAGAGTAACAATAGCTTTGTTGTTTTGAATGTGCCGGAGTTTGCTAGAGATATTTTGCCCAAGTATTTCAAGCACAACAACTTCTCCAGCTTCGTCAGGCAGTTGAATACTTAT GGTTTCAGGAAAGTTGATCCAGACCGCTGGGAATTTGCGAACGAGGGATTTCTTAGAGGCTACAAACACCTATTGAAGAGTATAAGCAGGCGAAAACCCTCTCAGTTGCAGGGCCATCAACAAACCACCTCCAAAGTACCAAATGCATCTGTTGCATCCTGTGTTGAAGTTGGAAAGTTTGGAATAGAGGAAGAAGTGGAAAGGCTTAAAAGAGATAAGGATGTCCTTATGCAGGAGCTAGTTAAGTTGAGACAGCAGCAGCAGGAGACAGATCACCAATTGGTGATTGTTGGGCAGCGCGTTCAATTAATGGAGAGCAGGCAACAACAAATGATGGCGTTCCTTGCCAAGGCCATGCAGAGCCCTGGCTTTGTAGCTCAACTAGTACATCAACAGAATGGCAATAACAGGCATATTACTGGGCTGAATAAGAAAAGGAGACTTCCTGAACAGGCTGAAGAAAATGTTGCGTGCAAGCCTGTCAATGCTTTGCAAGATGGACAGGTAGTCAGGTATCAACCTTCAATGACGGAAGCTGCAAAAGCGTTGCTGCAGCAGATTTTGAGAATAAATGCATCTGGGAGGCTGGACAACCGATTAAACACAAATGGCGGCTGTTTGACTAATAATCCCCTCCCGCCTAAAAATTCTCTAGGCAGTAGCGGTGCATCCAGTTGTATTTCCAGTGTTACCCTCTCCAAAGTACTGTCAACTTCTTCACAGCCTAATCCAATATCAGATTCTGGATTTCCATTCAACTCTTGTTCATCCATCATATCTGAGACCCAATCATCCACTACTGTGGTTCCTGGGGAGGCCAACATTCCCATATTACCTGAAGCTGATGCATTGAACTCTCAGACAGTCCATGATTTGCCTGAATTTTCTCATACTCTTGGAGTAACTGACCTTAATATGTCTGAGACTGGAAATGTACCAGATATGGACACAACGAAATGTATTTTGGATGATTTAACAATGATTGTCTCTGATGAATTTTCGGCTAACACAGATGGGGATGTTTTGCTGGATGATATGCCTAAGCTTCCAGCGATTAATGATATTTTCTGGGACCAGATTCTCTCTGCAACCCCTGCAAGCCCTCTCACTGGGGATACGGATGAGATTGGTTCCTTAGTCGTGGAAGAGGATTTCCTTGGAGTTCAGGAGAGTGATTGGGATAAATTAAAGCATATGCATAATCTTACCGAACAGATGGGGCTACTATCATCGGCTGCCCAAATTTGA
- the LOC107012336 gene encoding uncharacterized protein LOC107012336: MVVGGAVAGCLSKCGSSFVARSSSSSFCGIGLRLNLNSNLKRKIRPRRDFVGLCVASLITDSDSFEVGRLIGSYGFMNVTSYSGLQSGMAMDYAVSEDIGNFKVQDIGEGSVKIRLYEGRVAQGPLRGTRVIFKVYPGRQVGGTEADMMAANELNAHASLQSNPKDICPHIQALLGGFETKTGEQWLAFRDIGKYSAADYAKITSENMSKMIGGGEQRLWNPFELDLTIKRRRYFVVRLLHGTMRGLSYMHDNDRLHQSLGPASVVLNTVVEKDAPYLIPRLRDLGFSVDVRYSQLEDRPNILSEGLWRRASVAGASSPLERRAFGIADDIYEAGLLFAYLAFVPFCEAGVMDSISLRRLLENTFQLDLQAAREYCSADDRLLEAVKFLDLGDGAGWELLQAMLNRDYRGRPIAEAVVNHRFLSGTFV, encoded by the exons ATGGTGGTCGGAGGAGCTGTAGCAGGTTGCCTCTCTAAATGTGGAAGTTCGTTCGTTGCTAggtcttcttcatcatcattttGTGGAATTGGTTTGAGGCTGAATCTGAATTcgaatttaaaaaggaaaattagacCTCGCCGTGATTTTGTTGGATTGTGTGTTGCTAGTTTGATAACGGATTCCGATTCGTTCGAAGTTGGGAGGCTTATCGGTAGCTATGGCTTCATGAACGTCACAAG TTACTCGGGGCTTCAATCCGGCATGGCGATGGATTATGCAGTATCAGAAGATATAGGGAACTTTAAAGTACAAGATATTGGAGAAGGAAGTGTCAAGATCAG GCTTTATGAAGGAAGAGTAGCCCAAGGTCCACTTAGAGGAACTCGGGTTATTTTTAAG GTATATCCTGGACGACAAGTTGGTGGAACTGAGGCTGACATGATGGCTGCGAATGAGCTGAATGCTCATGCTTCCCTTCAA AGCAACCCCAAAGATATCTGTCCACATATTCAAGCACTTCTAGGAGGATTTGAAACAAAAACGGGGGAGCAG TGGCTTGCTTTTCGGGATATTGGAAAATATAGTGCTGCAGATTATGCTAAAATTACTAGtgaaaatatgtcaaaaatgaTTGGTGGGGGAGAACAAAGATTGTGGAACCCGTTTGAGCTGGATCTGACCATAAAACGCAGAAGGTATTTCGTTGTTAGGCTACTTCACGGCACTATGAGAGGTCTGTCTTATATGCATGACAATGACAGATTACACCAAAGTCTTGGTCCTGCATCTGTTGTCCTAAA TACAGTTGTTGAGAAAGATGCTCCATATCTAATTCCTCGGCTCCGGGATCTCGGCTTTTCTGTTGACGTAAG GTATTCTCAACTTGAAGATCGTCCTAATATCTTGTCAGAAGGACTTTGGAGACGGGCATCTGTTGCTGGAGCGTCTAGTCCTTTGGAAAGAAGAGCTTTTGGAATAGCAGATGATAT ATATGAAGCTGGACTGCTTTTTGCTTATTTAGCCTTTGTTCCATTTTGTGAAGCAGGAGTCATGGACAGCATATCATTGCGG AGGCTCCTGGAAAATACTTTTCAACTTGATCTTCAAGCTGCAAGGGA ATATTGTTCTGCTGATGATCGCCTGCTAGAAGCTGTCAAGTTTCTTGATCTAGGAGATGGTGCTGGCTGGGAGTTACTACAG GCAATGCTAAATCGTGACTACCGTGGGAGGCCAATCGCGGAAGCTGTAGTAAACCATCGATTCTTGAGTGGTACTTTCGTGTGA